A segment of the Streptomyces sp. XD-27 genome:
CGGTTGGTCATGGCCAGGCTGACTCGCTTGCCTGGAAGCAGGATGTGAGGGTCGGTCATCTATACCTCTTCGGCGTTGGCTCTGACCCATTGATGGGCGAGTAGTCACCAGTCTGAACGGGTTCTTCGACAGGCTGACCATGACTGTCGCAGATCCACGCATGCATGCGTATCGGGTCTGTGGCGACGCCATGGCGCCAAGCTCCCCCGCGACCGCCTACTGCCAACAGCAAGGCGGCAGCCGCCGACTCCTCCAGACACGCGACGCGAGCGGGGAGAACACGCGCGGCCCATCTGACCGACCTCACCGCCAGACTCGCATGTTCGCGGGTCGGGGGCGGGAGGCTACGGCCCGCTTCTGCGAGACGTACCAGACGGCCGAACCGCGTTCGTTCTCTCCCGAGCTGACGCGCCGCGAGGGTGGTGACCAGAAGCGCCGTCGCAGCGACACGCCATGGCCACAGAGGCGCTGCGGGGGTATCCAAACGGGCGGACGACTCGCTGGTTCCCCATGAGATCTCGGAGGCGCGAACAGTCACCGGTGCCGGGGCTTCGCTGTGCTCCAGCGAATCGAGCCAGCGGCTCAGGGAGTCGCCGGTAAGGACCACCGTCGTGCCGGTCCGGTAGTTGACGACCACGCCCACCGATGCGGCGAGTGCGGTACGGGTGTACCGAGTAGGGACAGGTACCCTCACGGCCTCTTCTCCCATCGAACCCTCGCGGTTGCGGTGTCGGTAGTGCGAAGCCACAGTTCGGTGCCGAGAAGCGGTTCGATCAGCCCCCAGGGGATGTCGATACCGAGTGCTGCCCGGCGAAGAAGCGAGCGCAGGACCGCCGGGCGCACCAGGCCAAGGTCAGCCAGATGGCCAGCCGTGAGTTCCAGGACGCGGGTCTGGTTGGCGCGGAGCCCGTGGTGATGATCGACCGCGAACAGTCCCTTGGAGCCGCGCCGCAACACATCCTCGGGCAGGAGATCAGCGACCGCATCGCTCAGCAGCGGCTTGTACCGCTGGGCGGACCAGCGCTCCGACGAGGGAGCAGCCATCACGGCTTCCAACACCCGGGCATCCGTGAACGGGTTGTGCATCTCGATCCCGTACGCGGCAGCGAGCTGGTTCTCCGTCGCGGCAGTGCGGCCGACGTAGCGGGATTCGTTCAGGAGGTGGCGATCGGCATAACCCAAGCGGTCCGCACTCGCGTCTGTCGAGACAACCGACTCGGCCAGCGTGGCCGCGTGATGGGTGAGCCAAGGCTTCGCTACGGAGACGTTGCCCAGCCGAGCGGGTGCCTTGCAGGCTGCGGCCACGACACGCCAGGGGCTCGAACGGTGAAGGCGGCCCCATGACTGGGCATCTCGGGCCAGACGTAGCAGTCGGCCAGAGCGCGCGAGATCCGCGAGGTGCACCGGAGGCGGCATGAACAGGGAATCGCCCCCATCGCCGGTCAGGTGCACGGACACGCCCTCAGCGGTCAACAGGGCGAACTGCGAATAGAGCTGGGCGATCGTCACAGCGGATGGTGCTGGCTCATCCGTGAGTACCAGGGCATCCAGGTCTGTGAACGGCAGATGCTCCCGCCCCAAGGCCATGAAGACGTGCCTTATGGACGGGAAGGCATGTGCCACGATGCGTGCGTGGTCCGCGTCTCCGCCCGACTCCCGGCCCTTGGGGTGGAACGTCACTCCCAGTACCGGGCCGCACTGTGCGGCGTGCGCCGCGAGGGTGCTTGAGTCCAGGCCACCGGACAGATCTGACGAGACCTCCCGCCCGTTCACGCGGATGAGGACGCTGTCCGCCAGGTCGCTGCGGAGCCTGTACACCGCCTCGGACCAGGTGGAGGAGACCGGCCTCCAGTAGGGCGCCGAGAAGGGCGCTCCGTCTCGTGGAACCGTCCACCGATGCCCTGGGGGTACCTGCTCAATACCGGTCCAGGCCGACAGCCCCGGCGTCCACGCGGTTGGGTCCGCAAGGTGAGCCGCCAGCCAAGCGGTGTCCGGCCGACTCCCCAGCAGGGACGCAAGCGCCAGTGAGCTGGAGGCCCACACGTGTGTGCCATCGATCTCGGCCACGTAGAGAGGGCATGAGCCCGCCGGATCGGCCCACAGGGTGAGCGAGTCTCCACGATCGTCCAAGGCGAGCGCGTAGGAGCCAGACCAGGCGGTCGCCGCCGCGTCGAACTCCCGCAGGTCTGTACAGCGAACCAGCCGGGCCAGCTCCGTATCCATCGCTCCGCATGGACCGAACACCGCCAGCCGTCGCCCGCCTTCGCACTCCGCCAGGCGCACCGTTGTTTCAACGGACCAGACCTCCGGCTCCCGCCACAGGGCCCGCGCGCCCATAGGCATCGGGGGCGTGCCAGACGAGGCGAGAGCCCCACCGAACCAACGCATGTAGTCACCTCCTCTGATCAGCTTGAAAGGGTGCGGCGGCACCTCAGAGAGATGCCGCCGCCGGATGCTAGGCCCCGTAGGGCGAGCGCTTGTTCTCCACGCTGGTGTCGGTGTTGCCCTTCGTCAGGAGCGTCGCGTCCTCCAGGCTCACGACCTCCTCAACCGGCTCGGTGTCGAGCTGAGAGCGGTCCTCCATGATGTTCACCTCCGTCCGAAGTCCGTAGGGCGTGGAGGGGTGACTCCCCCTGCACGGTGGAACAACCTCCCGACGCGAGTGGCGCGGCTCAGGAGGCGGCTTAGGGGCGCGTCGTAGTGAGTCAGCGCGTCTGTCTCAGGCGGGCGTCTCGTGGTCCGGCATGGACCGATCGGCCAAGGACGAGGCGTGATCTCCAAGTCCGTCGTGCTGCGTTGCCGCGACGCCGAGGAGGAACAGAACGAGGATCTGGCCCAGCATCCAGGTACCGTTCAGGACCGATCCAAGGGCGTCGCGCCGTTCCTCGCGACGACGGCTGATGGCCTTGCTGGACCCAAGAGCCATGCCATTCTTCGCTGCCATGTCTGCACCCTTCCGCAGGTTCACGCCTGCTCCTGTTTGCGACAACTCCAAGGAAAGCGCTGAGAGTCCGAGCAGCCCACGGCATCAATGCGGCAGTCTTGATGCAGATCCGTGCACGGGAACACCGTGCGGTCAGATCGCGGGAGAGGGGCTGCCATGGGACTGGCGGAACGACGCAAGGCCCTGGGCTACAGTCAGGAGAAATTGGCCGAGTTACTCGGCGTGGACCGCACAACGGTCGGACGCTGGGAGGGCGGCAGGATCAAACCTCAGCCACCCCAGCGACGGAGCTTGGCCATCGCCCTCGAAGTCAGCCTCACCGAGCTTGACGCCCTCCTGACGCAGCCACGAGCAGCCAGCCATGAGGAAGCAGGGCAGCAGTCCAGTGACCACCCAGGCGTGGGAGACCCCGACGAAATGATCCGCCGCGAATTCCTCCGCATCCTCACAGTCAGCGGGGCCCTGACCGCCTTGCCGCTGGATGAGGCAGAAGCCCTCACCGACGGAGTGCGCAGGGGCGCGCCCGCCGACTTCACGCGGATGAACAACCACCTCTGGCAGGTCTACCAGCTAGCCCGCTCCAAAGGCTCCGTCTATCCCATCGTCCGCGACCAGCTATCGACGCTGAACGAAGCCCTGGCGGATACCCGAGGCAACTCCCGCCCGCTCCTGAACGCAGCAGCCGACCTCTTCCAACTGGCCGGAGAGGTCGCCTTCGACGCGAACCGATACACCGACGCGGCAGCGTCGTACTCCTTGGCGGCGTCCGTCAGCAAGGACGCCGAAGCCTTCGACCTGTGGGCCTGCGCCCTCGCGCGCCACGCCTACGTGGACATGTCCGAGCACCGCTACCGCCAGGCGGCGCAGATCCTTGGAGCGGCGGAGAGACTGGCCAAGCGGGGAGACAGCATCCTCGCCACCCGGCATTGGGTCGCCGCCGTCCAGGCCGAGGCGTACGCCGGCATTGGCGACCTGGACGCCTGTGAGCGCGCGCTGGACGACGCGGAGCAGGTGAGGGAGCTGAGCACGGACGGCACCAACGGGGGCTGGCTGCGCTTCGACGGGACGCGGTTGGCCGAGGAACGGGGAGCGCGCTACGTACAGCTTGGCCGCCTCGACCTGGCGGAAGAGACCCTGAAGAAGGCGCTGGCCCAGACCGCCCTTGCCTCCGGGCAGTCGTACCGGCGCAGGGGCGCCGTCCTGACCGATCTTGCCGCTGTCGGGGCGAAGCGGCGTGACCCTGAACAAGTCGTCGCATACGGGCGGGAAGCCATTCGGTTGGCCCAAGCATCATCGTCCGGGTACATCGCCCGTAGACTCCAAGCCCTGTGCGATGAGTTCGGCCCTCTGAGCAGGGACCGCCGGGTAGCGGAGCTGGGGGCGGAGATCGCCACGCTGAGCACGCCGTGACGAGAGGGGTTGGCATGTCGCAGATCGAAGGCGCACGAGTGTTCCGGGAAGCCTGGATCGAAGGAGTGCACCGCCACTTCCCGGGGGAACCCAAGCCCGGCTACGTCACCCCCTGGGAGGACACGCCGCAGTGGGAGCGCGACGCCGCAGGCGCGGTCTATGACCAGGTCCGCCAGTTCATCGAGATCAGCGACGGCCATACGGCCAAGCTGTCGCGGGAGCAGAAGGGCCGGTTCGTGGCAGTGTGCTGGACAGCGCAGATGTTCAAGCACTTCGAGGAGCCCAAGCCGGGGTACGTCGCCGACTGGCCCGACCTCCCGGCATGGCAGCAGGAGACGGACGCCGACATCTTCGAGGTCATCGAAAAGTCCTGATCAGGGCCAGAGTCGGAGGGTTGGTCACGTGACCAACGCATGACCAACAGGGGTCCGAGAGGGACTGAAACAGCAGGAAAGAAGAGGAGAAGCGCCCGCCGAAATCGAGCCTGTCAGCGGGCGTTTTCCCCCGGTCAGAGCGGTTGGGGGCTGATGCCCGAGGCGAGAGTTCAAGTCCCCCTCGGACACCACTGAGAAACCCCAGCTGAGCTGGGGTTTTTCTGTTTCCGCCTTCTGGGTGGATCCCGGATCCCGGTGGGCTCGAATGGCTCAGCCGGGGAGGCCCCCTCGCAACGGCCGTCAGAGGCTGAGGCTGTCACGGGAAGCCGTGCCCGGCTGTAGGGCGATGAGAGGCTGAGGGGTCGTATGTCCACGCTCATGTCTGGTCTGCGAACACTGTTGGGGCGCGCAAGGCGACGGCGTGGATGGTCGCGCGCGGACCGGGTCGGGGTGGGGGCTGCCATGGGCCTGGCGCTTGTGCTGGCGCTGCCCGGGGTCGCGTGGGCTGCCCCTGGCGACCTGGATACCGGCTTCGGTGCCGGTGGCAAGGTGCTCACCGACATGGGCGGGGGTGAGGAGGCCCATGGGATGGCGGTGCAGCCCGACGGCAAGATCGTCGCCGTCGGAATCGGCGCTTCCGGTGACTTCGGGCTGGCCCGCTACACCAGTGACGGCAGTCTGGACACCGGCTTCAGCGGTGACGGCATGGTGACCACCGACTTCGGCGGCGATGATGTGGCCAACGGGGTGGCGCTGCAGTCCGACGGCAAGATCGTCGTGGTCGGCCGGAGCGAGGATGTGGTCCAAGGCGGCTGCTGCTGGTTCACGGTGGCCCGTTACACCAGTGACGGCAGTCTGGACACCGCCTTCAGCGGCGACGGCATGGTGACGACCGACTTCGGCTCCGACGGCGCCGCGGACGGGTCCGCGGTGGCGGTGCAGTCGGATGGCAGGATTGTCGCCGTCGGCCAGTCGGGCGGCGAATTCGCGGTGGCCCGTTACACCAGCGACGGCAGCCTGGACACCGCCTTCAGCGGTGACGGCACGGTGACCACGGCCTTCGACGGCGGTGGCCTGGCCCTCGACATGGCGCTGCAGCCCGACGGGAAGATCGTCGCCGTCGGCTACGCCGGGGGCACCGCCTTCGACTTCGCGCTGGCCCGCTACACCAGTGACGGCAGCCTGGACACCGGCTTCAGCGGTGACGGCAAGGTGACCACCGACTTCGGCGGCACCGAATTCGGCGAGGGGGTGGCGGTGCAGTCGGATGGCAGGATTGTCGCCGTCGGCGCGTCGGGCGGCGACTTCGCGGTGGCCCGTTACACCGGTGACGGCAGTCTGGACACCGGCTTCAGCGGTGACGGCAAGGTGACCACCGACTTCGACGGCCGATTCGACCATGCCCACGACGTGGCGGTGCAGTCCGACGGAAGGATCATCGCCGCCGGCAACAGCGCTACGGCCGACGTCCATGAGTTCGCGCTGGCCCGCTACAACACCACCGGCAGCCTGGACACCGGCTTCAGCGGTGACGGCAAGGTGACCACCGACTTCGGCGGCACCGACCAGGCATCCGCCGTCGCGCTGCAGAGCGACGACAAGATCGTCGCCGCCGGCACCGGAGGGCCGGGCTACGACTTCGCACTGGCCCGCTACGAGGGCGGCTCCGCACCGCCCCCGCCCGGCGTGG
Coding sequences within it:
- a CDS encoding helix-turn-helix transcriptional regulator, translating into MGLAERRKALGYSQEKLAELLGVDRTTVGRWEGGRIKPQPPQRRSLAIALEVSLTELDALLTQPRAASHEEAGQQSSDHPGVGDPDEMIRREFLRILTVSGALTALPLDEAEALTDGVRRGAPADFTRMNNHLWQVYQLARSKGSVYPIVRDQLSTLNEALADTRGNSRPLLNAAADLFQLAGEVAFDANRYTDAAASYSLAASVSKDAEAFDLWACALARHAYVDMSEHRYRQAAQILGAAERLAKRGDSILATRHWVAAVQAEAYAGIGDLDACERALDDAEQVRELSTDGTNGGWLRFDGTRLAEERGARYVQLGRLDLAEETLKKALAQTALASGQSYRRRGAVLTDLAAVGAKRRDPEQVVAYGREAIRLAQASSSGYIARRLQALCDEFGPLSRDRRVAELGAEIATLSTP
- a CDS encoding lasso peptide biosynthesis B2 protein — protein: MGEEAVRVPVPTRYTRTALAASVGVVVNYRTGTTVVLTGDSLSRWLDSLEHSEAPAPVTVRASEISWGTSESSARLDTPAAPLWPWRVAATALLVTTLAARQLGRERTRFGRLVRLAEAGRSLPPPTREHASLAVRSVRWAARVLPARVACLEESAAAALLLAVGGRGGAWRHGVATDPIRMHAWICDSHGQPVEEPVQTGDYSPINGSEPTPKRYR
- a CDS encoding calcium-binding protein, with translation MGLALVLALPGVAWAAPGDLDTGFGAGGKVLTDMGGGEEAHGMAVQPDGKIVAVGIGASGDFGLARYTSDGSLDTGFSGDGMVTTDFGGDDVANGVALQSDGKIVVVGRSEDVVQGGCCWFTVARYTSDGSLDTAFSGDGMVTTDFGSDGAADGSAVAVQSDGRIVAVGQSGGEFAVARYTSDGSLDTAFSGDGTVTTAFDGGGLALDMALQPDGKIVAVGYAGGTAFDFALARYTSDGSLDTGFSGDGKVTTDFGGTEFGEGVAVQSDGRIVAVGASGGDFAVARYTGDGSLDTGFSGDGKVTTDFDGRFDHAHDVAVQSDGRIIAAGNSATADVHEFALARYNTTGSLDTGFSGDGKVTTDFGGTDQASAVALQSDDKIVAAGTGGPGYDFALARYEGGSAPPPPGVDVSVAKSGPAAVSIGDRVSYTVTVTNSSETASATDVALADALTGAGVTLMSATPSQGTCTTTSTGADCTLGSLAPGAAATVTVVAEPRSTGSLSDTATVDATETDPVPGNNTATATTTVNNARGCTTIGTSGADNLVGTSGNDVICALSGDDVVSAVGGNDTVHAGYGNDRADGGIGNDTLNAGPGNDTLTGYSGADALDTVDTVSGNDTANGGAGTDTCTTDPGDIRTSCS
- a CDS encoding albusnodin/ikarugamycin family macrolactam cyclase: MRWFGGALASSGTPPMPMGARALWREPEVWSVETTVRLAECEGGRRLAVFGPCGAMDTELARLVRCTDLREFDAAATAWSGSYALALDDRGDSLTLWADPAGSCPLYVAEIDGTHVWASSSLALASLLGSRPDTAWLAAHLADPTAWTPGLSAWTGIEQVPPGHRWTVPRDGAPFSAPYWRPVSSTWSEAVYRLRSDLADSVLIRVNGREVSSDLSGGLDSSTLAAHAAQCGPVLGVTFHPKGRESGGDADHARIVAHAFPSIRHVFMALGREHLPFTDLDALVLTDEPAPSAVTIAQLYSQFALLTAEGVSVHLTGDGGDSLFMPPPVHLADLARSGRLLRLARDAQSWGRLHRSSPWRVVAAACKAPARLGNVSVAKPWLTHHAATLAESVVSTDASADRLGYADRHLLNESRYVGRTAATENQLAAAYGIEMHNPFTDARVLEAVMAAPSSERWSAQRYKPLLSDAVADLLPEDVLRRGSKGLFAVDHHHGLRANQTRVLELTAGHLADLGLVRPAVLRSLLRRAALGIDIPWGLIEPLLGTELWLRTTDTATARVRWEKRP
- a CDS encoding albusnodin family lasso peptide, whose protein sequence is MEDRSQLDTEPVEEVVSLEDATLLTKGNTDTSVENKRSPYGA